The DNA region CGCGAAGAACTCGTCACGGTTGGCGACGTCGCGCGCTGCCGAGGTGGCCACCATCCGCACCGCGTCGACCCCGTGCAGCTGCATGGTCTCGGCGTAGCCGGTCAGCGCTACCCGAGTGCGCGCCAACGCATCCGGGGCGAACTCACCGGTGGCGTCCACACCTTGACCCAGCCGGACGATCCGCATCTCCCGAACAACGTCGGTCAAGGTCCCATCGGCGACATCGGCGATCAACAGCCGGATCGAATTGGTTCCGCAGTCCACCGCTGCCACTCTGGTCATGCCCACCGCTCCCGATCCACTATGCCGGCCATCGCCGGCTCGATTGCCAGCACTGCCAGCGCTTCGTCACCGAACGGGTTGACTCCCGGGCCTTTCGCCAGCGCGTGCGCGATCACCACATGCAGACATTTCACCCGGTCGGGCATCCCGCCTCCGGAGAATGTGGTACCCAGTGGCTCGATCGCGTCGCGCTCGGCCAGGTAGGAGTCGTGCGCCCGACGATATGCCGCGGCCAGCTCCGGATCGTGGACCAGCCGCTCGGTCATGTCCCGCATCATTCCCGAGGACTCCAGCCTGCTGGCCGCCGCGGTGAGCGCCGGATGGGTCAGG from Mycobacterium sp. SMC-4 includes:
- a CDS encoding DUF501 domain-containing protein, which codes for MVDPADLEAVAAQLGREPRGVLEIAYRCPNGEPGVVKTAPKLPDGTPFPTLYYLTHPALTAAASRLESSGMMRDMTERLVHDPELAAAYRRAHDSYLAERDAIEPLGTTFSGGGMPDRVKCLHVVIAHALAKGPGVNPFGDEALAVLAIEPAMAGIVDRERWA